From Deferrisoma camini S3R1, the proteins below share one genomic window:
- the hpt gene encoding hypoxanthine phosphoribosyltransferase — MRLVYSPEAIEQATMNLAKQINKDYKGQQIHLIGVLKGAFIFLADLVRHLEVPCSVDFVRLSSYGASTRSTGRVEEKIPLQDPIGGRHVIVVEEIVDSGTTLAKLLADLEARGPASLRVCTLVDKTGRREAEIPVHYRGFRLKDGFLIGYGLDLDERYRNLPGIYVMEEGEAL; from the coding sequence GTGCGACTCGTGTACTCCCCCGAGGCCATCGAACAGGCCACCATGAACCTTGCGAAACAGATTAACAAGGACTATAAAGGTCAGCAAATCCACCTGATCGGCGTCCTGAAGGGGGCCTTCATTTTTCTGGCGGACCTGGTCCGCCACCTCGAGGTGCCGTGCTCGGTGGACTTCGTGCGGTTGTCGAGCTACGGTGCCTCCACCCGGTCGACCGGCCGGGTGGAGGAGAAGATCCCCCTGCAGGACCCCATCGGGGGCCGCCACGTGATCGTGGTGGAGGAGATCGTGGACTCGGGCACCACCCTGGCGAAGCTCCTCGCAGACCTGGAGGCCCGGGGGCCGGCGAGCCTGCGGGTGTGCACCCTGGTGGACAAGACCGGCCGGCGCGAGGCGGAGATTCCGGTCCACTACCGGGGGTTCCGCCTGAAGGACGGGTTCCTGATCGGCTACGGGCTGGACCTGGACGAGCGCTACCGCAACCTGCCCGGGATCTACGTGATGGAGGAGGGCGAGGCCCTGTGA
- a CDS encoding RluA family pseudouridine synthase, with product MKKRLTLTGCSGERLDRFLAGAVPGTSRRRAKRWVDGRRVWVDGRIELMASRVLRGGERIEVEPEPEPDAGEPPEIPVVWEDEHLLAVDKPAGIPSGPTRDPRRAHVQSVLETRLGRSLMLVHRLDLDTTGVLLLAKDPETGAALARMFRERTVTKTYLALVRGRPPKAFRVISHLREGHGRVHVVRAGGMRSETRFETLAWARGMALVKAVPRTGRMHQIRVHLAGEGFPILGDPVYGGPSRLGSRVVARQMLHAFGLGFRHPVSGEAVRVVAPVPPDFRGLARSLLGPDRWRLAVAGVRPG from the coding sequence GTGAAGAAGCGCCTGACCCTCACCGGCTGCTCCGGGGAGCGGCTGGACCGGTTCCTGGCCGGGGCGGTGCCGGGCACCAGCCGCCGCCGGGCCAAGCGGTGGGTGGATGGCCGTCGGGTGTGGGTGGACGGCCGCATCGAACTCATGGCCTCGCGGGTGCTGCGGGGGGGCGAGCGGATCGAGGTGGAGCCGGAGCCCGAGCCGGACGCCGGAGAACCGCCCGAGATCCCGGTGGTGTGGGAGGACGAGCACCTCCTGGCCGTGGACAAGCCCGCCGGCATCCCCTCGGGTCCCACCCGAGACCCCCGCCGGGCCCACGTGCAGAGCGTGCTGGAGACCCGCCTGGGCCGGTCCCTGATGCTGGTGCATCGGCTGGACCTCGACACCACCGGGGTGCTTCTTCTCGCCAAGGACCCCGAGACCGGGGCGGCGCTGGCCCGGATGTTCCGGGAGCGCACCGTGACCAAGACCTACCTGGCCCTGGTCCGGGGCCGGCCCCCCAAGGCGTTCCGGGTGATCTCCCACCTCAGGGAGGGCCACGGACGGGTTCACGTGGTCCGGGCGGGGGGCATGCGGTCCGAGACCCGGTTCGAGACCCTGGCCTGGGCCCGGGGGATGGCCCTGGTGAAGGCCGTGCCCCGCACGGGACGGATGCACCAGATCCGGGTCCACCTGGCCGGCGAGGGGTTCCCGATCCTGGGCGACCCGGTCTACGGCGGCCCGTCGCGTCTGGGCTCCCGGGTGGTGGCCCGCCAGATGCTTCACGCGTTCGGGCTGGGGTTCCGCCACCCCGTGTCGGGCGAGGCGGTTCGGGTGGTGGCCCCGGTTCCTCCGGACTTCCGGGGGCTCGCTCGGTCGCTGCTGGGGCCGGATCGGTGGCGCCTGGCCGTGGCAGGGGTGAGGCCGGGCTGA
- a CDS encoding RCKP-type rubredoxin-like domain-containing protein: protein MATWVCPDCGYERDSRCKPKKCPTCDKPVQFTKKEQK from the coding sequence ATGGCGACCTGGGTATGCCCCGACTGCGGTTACGAGCGCGACTCCCGCTGCAAGCCCAAGAAGTGCCCCACCTGCGATAAGCCGGTGCAGTTCACGAAGAAAGAGCAGAAGTGA
- a CDS encoding universal stress protein produces the protein MDAFGRIVVPVDFSPFSKRALRAALRLGRTCGAEVHLVHVVPEYDLPSAFHIRPPDREELEARVSRWAGRAFDDYLRSEGTKGVRLIRVVRYGKPARNICGYATEVGADLILIASHGRSGFQRAVFGSVAEKVLRLAEQPVMIVKGPPEE, from the coding sequence ATGGATGCGTTCGGCCGGATCGTGGTTCCCGTGGATTTTTCCCCGTTCTCCAAGCGGGCCCTGCGGGCGGCGCTGCGGCTGGGGCGGACCTGCGGGGCCGAGGTACACCTGGTGCACGTGGTGCCCGAGTACGACCTGCCCAGCGCGTTCCACATCCGTCCGCCCGACCGGGAGGAGCTGGAGGCCCGGGTGTCCCGGTGGGCCGGCCGGGCGTTCGACGACTACCTGCGCAGCGAGGGCACGAAAGGGGTCCGGCTGATTCGGGTCGTGCGCTACGGCAAGCCGGCCCGGAACATCTGCGGGTACGCCACCGAGGTGGGGGCCGACCTGATCCTGATCGCGAGCCACGGCCGTTCCGGGTTCCAGCGGGCCGTGTTCGGGAGCGTGGCCGAGAAGGTGCTCCGGCTGGCCGAACAGCCGGTGATGATCGTGAAGGGGCCGCCCGAGGAGTGA